In Fodinicola acaciae, the following proteins share a genomic window:
- a CDS encoding MupA/Atu3671 family FMN-dependent luciferase-like monooxygenase, which produces MSDRRKLLAARLRAQLAEPTHPLSYPQQRLWFLDQLAPEAAVYNVPLDYQIDGPLDVVALTDALNAVIARHDILRTVYRGKDGVPEQVVRAVQPIELPVVDLSGQPESAAEEHATQAAASPFDLEKDPVLRATLLRLAPQRHRLLLTVHHIACDGPSLEVLGREISALYRGETLPELAVQYGDFARLVGEFDQSVGYWRRRLDNVEDIPALPTDRPRPPVATYRGQAISFEIPAVDAIARQTGTTRFTVLLAAFAVLLGRYTGGDEVVVGTPVANRDRVEFEPLIGYFANTLVLRLATEGGTFADLVQKTGDLVRQALAHADVPFELLVDRLHPGRDLSRNPLFGVLFSYRDDDSTGWSLPGCRVRARAGDSGTAKVDLSLSIAADRARLEFSTDLFDRETAVRLAEQYVTVVTAAIAAPDTLVSELPVLPATEVADLLAAGTGAPIGPLAPLHDQIARQAAATPDAFAVTSGDRRLTYAELDCAAEKLARRLAGAGAGPGTVVGILLDRSVDLPIALLGVLRAGAAYLPLDPAYPADRLAMVAEDAAVPLVVSGGRLLRRAARLATVIDVADAGETSATPRPSTLDDAAYLIYTSGSTGRPKGVAVTHRNLASFAAGMDDLLGADDPGVWLALTSMSFDISILELLWTLARGFEVVVRATEPTRGQREPVRPVDFSLFYFGNAADGASADPDPYRLLREGATFADRNGFTAVWTPERHFHRFGGLYPNPSVIGGMLAGITENIAIRAGSVVLPLHDPLRVAEEWSLVDNLSGGRVGISFASGWNPRDFVLAPDAYEDRKDVMLRGIEEVRRLWRGETVRRGDTEVGTYPRPVQPELPVWVTSARHPDTFRLAGELGAGLLTHLLGHGIDELADKIEIYRKAWAGAGHPGEGRVAVMVHTFVGPSTQKARGPLADYLRTSWDLLSGFSGAQGDLRSLPAAELDALVDRAVGRFTETAALIGTPEKVADTVAGLAAIGVDEVACLIDFGLAADDVLAGLESLAEVPALLAQRTEEPVSDQLGRHRVTHLQCTPTLARMLCADPRTAVALRPLQRLLVGGEALPADLADALVSTVDGSVHNMYGPTEATIWATTGSSAAIGRPLAGVSTYVVDSRLRLVPTGAPGELLIGGPYVAAGYRGQPGLTASRFVPDPFSGEPGGRLYRTGDRVRWHDGELEFLGRLDDQVKLHGYRIELGEIEAALQAHPAISAGAAGIRGEQLVVWYVGAAEPDELRTHLTAFLPAAMVPSRYVRLDQLPRTPNGKLDRGALPDRKQVARTSPVEPESERERLVAAVWCDVLGVDHVGGADSFFDIGGNSLLAVRVRARLVEQHGLAVSLVDIFRYPTVRALAAALGSSAPALRVESDRRNAAVRAGAARRNAARASARELP; this is translated from the coding sequence GTGAGCGACCGGAGAAAGCTGCTCGCCGCGCGCCTGCGGGCCCAGTTGGCCGAGCCGACTCATCCGCTTTCCTATCCGCAGCAACGACTCTGGTTTCTGGACCAGCTGGCGCCGGAAGCCGCGGTCTACAACGTGCCGCTGGACTATCAGATCGACGGGCCGCTGGATGTCGTCGCGCTGACCGATGCGCTGAATGCCGTCATCGCCCGGCACGACATCCTGCGTACGGTCTATCGCGGCAAAGACGGTGTGCCGGAACAAGTGGTGCGTGCCGTCCAGCCGATCGAGTTGCCGGTGGTCGACCTGTCCGGCCAGCCGGAGTCGGCGGCCGAGGAACATGCGACACAGGCCGCGGCATCGCCGTTCGACCTGGAAAAGGATCCGGTGCTGCGAGCGACCCTGTTACGGCTTGCGCCGCAACGACATCGCCTTTTGTTGACGGTGCACCACATCGCCTGCGACGGGCCGTCGTTGGAGGTGCTTGGCCGGGAGATCAGTGCGCTGTATCGCGGTGAGACCCTGCCGGAGCTGGCGGTCCAGTACGGCGATTTCGCGCGCCTGGTGGGAGAATTCGACCAGTCGGTCGGCTACTGGCGGCGCCGTCTGGACAATGTCGAGGACATTCCGGCGCTGCCGACCGACCGGCCGCGCCCGCCCGTCGCGACCTATCGAGGCCAAGCCATCTCTTTCGAGATTCCGGCGGTGGACGCGATTGCCCGGCAGACCGGCACGACCAGATTCACCGTTCTGCTTGCCGCCTTCGCGGTCCTGCTCGGCCGCTACACCGGCGGCGACGAGGTCGTGGTCGGCACGCCGGTGGCCAACCGTGACCGGGTCGAGTTCGAGCCGCTGATCGGATATTTCGCCAACACCCTCGTGCTCCGGTTGGCCACCGAAGGCGGCACTTTCGCCGATCTGGTGCAGAAAACCGGCGACCTCGTACGGCAGGCCCTGGCGCACGCCGACGTGCCGTTCGAGCTGTTGGTGGACCGGCTGCATCCTGGACGGGACCTGTCTCGCAACCCGCTTTTCGGCGTGTTGTTCAGCTATCGCGACGACGACTCGACCGGGTGGTCGTTGCCGGGCTGCCGCGTACGCGCCAGGGCGGGCGATTCCGGCACGGCCAAGGTCGACCTGAGCCTGAGCATCGCCGCGGACCGGGCCAGGCTGGAGTTCAGCACCGACCTGTTCGACCGGGAAACCGCCGTACGGCTGGCAGAACAGTATGTCACCGTGGTCACTGCGGCGATCGCGGCGCCGGACACCTTGGTGAGCGAGCTGCCGGTGTTGCCGGCCACCGAAGTCGCGGACCTGCTTGCCGCCGGCACGGGTGCTCCGATCGGGCCGCTCGCCCCCCTTCACGACCAGATCGCGCGGCAGGCGGCGGCCACGCCGGATGCTTTCGCGGTGACGTCAGGGGATCGGCGGCTCACGTACGCGGAACTGGACTGTGCCGCGGAAAAGCTGGCGCGGCGGTTGGCGGGCGCCGGCGCTGGTCCCGGCACGGTTGTCGGCATTCTGCTCGACCGCTCTGTCGATCTGCCGATCGCGCTGCTCGGCGTACTGAGAGCCGGGGCCGCGTATCTGCCGCTGGATCCGGCATATCCGGCGGACCGGCTGGCGATGGTCGCCGAGGATGCCGCGGTGCCGCTGGTGGTCAGCGGCGGCCGGCTGCTGCGTCGCGCGGCGCGGTTGGCGACAGTCATAGATGTGGCCGATGCGGGCGAAACGTCGGCGACACCGCGTCCGTCCACATTGGACGACGCGGCCTACCTGATCTACACCTCCGGCTCGACCGGCCGGCCGAAGGGCGTGGCGGTCACGCACCGAAACCTGGCGTCCTTCGCTGCTGGCATGGACGATCTGCTCGGCGCCGACGACCCGGGCGTGTGGCTCGCCCTGACCAGCATGTCCTTCGACATCTCGATTCTGGAGCTGTTGTGGACGTTGGCGCGCGGGTTCGAGGTGGTCGTACGTGCCACCGAGCCAACGCGTGGCCAGCGTGAGCCGGTCCGGCCGGTGGACTTCAGCCTGTTCTACTTCGGCAACGCCGCCGACGGTGCGAGCGCGGATCCCGATCCCTACCGGCTGCTCCGCGAGGGCGCGACGTTCGCCGACCGCAATGGATTCACCGCGGTGTGGACACCGGAACGCCACTTCCATCGGTTTGGCGGTCTTTACCCGAATCCTTCGGTCATCGGTGGCATGCTGGCGGGAATAACGGAGAACATCGCGATTCGCGCCGGCAGCGTCGTGCTGCCGCTGCACGATCCGTTGCGGGTGGCCGAGGAATGGTCGCTGGTCGACAACCTGTCCGGTGGCCGGGTCGGCATTTCCTTTGCCTCCGGCTGGAATCCGCGCGACTTCGTGCTCGCGCCGGATGCGTACGAGGACCGCAAGGACGTCATGCTGCGCGGCATCGAGGAGGTCCGCAGGCTTTGGCGCGGCGAAACGGTCCGGCGGGGTGACACCGAGGTTGGCACGTATCCGCGTCCGGTGCAGCCGGAGCTGCCGGTGTGGGTGACCAGTGCGCGGCATCCGGACACCTTCAGGCTCGCCGGCGAGCTCGGCGCCGGGCTGCTCACCCACCTGCTCGGGCACGGAATCGACGAGCTTGCGGACAAGATCGAGATCTATCGCAAGGCGTGGGCCGGGGCGGGACATCCCGGCGAGGGCCGCGTCGCCGTCATGGTGCACACGTTCGTCGGCCCGTCGACGCAGAAAGCGCGTGGACCGCTCGCCGACTACCTGAGGACGTCGTGGGACCTGCTGTCGGGATTTTCCGGCGCGCAGGGGGATCTGCGGTCGTTGCCGGCCGCCGAGCTGGACGCGCTGGTCGACCGTGCGGTGGGCCGTTTCACCGAGACCGCCGCGTTGATCGGTACGCCGGAAAAGGTCGCCGACACGGTGGCGGGACTCGCGGCGATCGGCGTCGACGAGGTCGCCTGCCTGATCGATTTCGGCTTGGCCGCGGATGATGTGCTTGCCGGCCTGGAAAGCCTCGCCGAGGTGCCGGCACTGCTGGCGCAACGCACCGAGGAGCCGGTGTCGGACCAGCTGGGCCGCCATCGGGTGACGCACCTGCAATGTACGCCGACGCTGGCCCGGATGCTCTGCGCCGATCCACGGACCGCAGTGGCTTTGCGACCGCTGCAACGGTTGCTGGTCGGTGGCGAGGCGCTGCCGGCCGACCTTGCCGACGCGCTGGTGTCCACAGTGGACGGATCGGTGCACAACATGTACGGCCCGACCGAGGCCACCATCTGGGCCACCACCGGCAGCTCCGCCGCTATCGGCCGGCCGCTCGCCGGAGTTTCCACCTATGTGGTCGATTCCCGGCTGCGCCTGGTGCCGACCGGGGCGCCAGGTGAGCTGCTGATCGGTGGCCCGTACGTGGCGGCCGGCTATCGTGGCCAGCCCGGCCTGACCGCTTCCCGGTTCGTCCCCGATCCGTTTTCCGGCGAACCGGGTGGACGGTTGTATCGCACCGGCGACCGGGTGCGGTGGCACGACGGCGAGCTGGAGTTTCTGGGCCGCCTTGACGATCAGGTGAAGTTGCACGGATATCGCATCGAGCTCGGCGAAATCGAGGCCGCGCTCCAGGCGCATCCGGCGATTTCGGCCGGTGCGGCGGGAATCCGCGGTGAGCAGCTGGTGGTGTGGTATGTGGGAGCGGCGGAGCCGGACGAGCTGCGTACGCATCTGACCGCGTTTCTGCCGGCCGCGATGGTGCCGTCGCGCTATGTCCGGCTGGACCAGTTGCCGCGTACGCCGAACGGCAAGCTGGACCGGGGTGCGTTGCCAGATCGCAAGCAGGTCGCGCGCACGAGCCCGGTCGAGCCGGAAAGCGAGCGCGAGCGGCTGGTCGCCGCCGTCTGGTGCGACGTACTCGGTGTCGACCACGTCGGCGGCGCCGACAGTTTCTTCGATATCGGTGGAAATTCGCTGCTGGCCGTGCGGGTGCGCGCGCGGCTGGTGGAGCAGCACGGGCTGGCGGTCTCGTTGGTCGACATTTTCCGCTATCCGACGGTACGCGCGCTGGCCGCCGCTCTCGGATCCTCGGCGCCGGCCCTTCGCGTCGAGTCGGATCGCCGAAACGCCGCGGTGCGTGCCGGCGCGGCGCGGCGCAACGCGGCACGCGCCTCAGCGCGGGAGTTGCCGTGA